Below is a genomic region from Streptomyces ferrugineus.
CTCGATGATCGTGAACTCCGCCGCCCGCACCGACCTCCTCGGCGCCCACCGCACCGACGAACTGGCCCGCGCCCAGTACCGCTCGCTGCGGCGACTGGCCGCGCTGCCGGACCACACCTCCGTATGGCCCACCCATGGCGCCGGCTCCTTCTGCTCGGCACCGCCCGGCAGCGAACGCACCTCCACCATCGGCGAGCAGAAGCACACCAACCCGCTGCTGGCAGCCCCGGACGAGGACACCTTCGTACGCCGGCTCCTGGCCGGCCTGGGCAGCTACCCGGACTACTTCGACCGGCTCACCGAGGCCAACCGCCACGGCCCCGCCGTCCTCACCTCCGTCCCGCCGCTGCCCGCCCTCGACGCCGGGCAGGTCAAGTCCCTGCTCGCCGCCGGCGGTCACGTGGTCGACGTGCGCCCGGCGGCCGACTACGCGGCCGGACACATCCCCGGTTCACTCTCCATACCGCTGCGCGACCAGTTCGCCACCTGGCTGGGCTGGCTGCTGCCCGACACCGCGCCGCTCGCCTTCGTCACCAACGACGACCAGGACCTGAGCGAGATCGTCTGGCAGGCGTACAAGATCGGTTACGAGCGCCTCGCCGGACACCTCACCGGCGGCATGCCCGCCTGGCTGGCCGACGGCAACGAGCAGGCCGCCACCGAGTTCGTCGCCGCCGACCACACCGGGAACCGCCCGTACATCGACGTACGGCAGGAAGTGGAGTTCGCCGACGGGCACGTCCCCGGAGCCGTGCACATCGAGCTCGGCGACCTCGCCGCGCACGCCGCCGACGCCCCCGCCGGGCCGGTCGTGGCGTGCGGTCACGGTGAGCGGGCCATGACCGCCGCGAGCCTGCTGGAGCGCGCGGGGCAGACCGACATCGCGGTCCTGCGGGGCGGACCGGCCGACTACGCGGCCGCCCATGGCCGCCGGCTCACCCAGGGGGCGGAGGACACCCGCTCGTGAACGCCACTCCCACGACCGCCGGCTCCGCCGACGCGTCCGGGCGGCCGGTCCGCCTGGGCCTGCGCGAGAACTGGCTGCAGTTCACGCTGCTCGTGATCGTGAACGTCTGCGTCGGCGGCCTGGTCGGTCTGGAGCGTACGACGGTCCCGCTCATCGGCTCCGAGACGTTCGGCCTGACCAGCGACCTGGCCGTGTTCTCGTTCATCATCGCCTTCGGCCTGACCAAGGCGATGACCAACCTCGCCGCCGGGGCGCTGACGGCCCGCTTCCGCCGCAAGCGGCTTCTGCTGACGGGCTGGTTGCTCGGCATCCCGGTGCCCTTCGTCCTGGCCTGGGCTCCCTCGTGGGGCTGGATCGTCGCCGCGAACGTGCTGCTCGGCCTCAACCAGGGCCTGACCTGGTCGATGACCGTCAACATGAAGATCGACCTCGTCGGTCCCGCCCGCCGGGGCCTGGCCACCGGCCTCAACGAAGCGGCCGGCTACACCGCGGTCGGCGTCACGGCGCTGCTCACCGGCTACCTCGCCACCGCGTACGGCCTGCGCCCGGTCCCCGAACTCATCGGCGTCGTCTTCGTAGCCGCCGGACTCGGCCTCTCTCTGGTCGTCCGCGATACGGCGGCCCACGTCGCCCTCGAACTCGCCCGGCACACCAAGCCGTTGCCCGGCGACGAGGACACCGGTCTGAAGGCCACCTTCGCCCGCACCTCCTGGCAGCACCGCTCCCTGCGCGGCGCCAGCCAGGCCGGCCTGGTCAACAACCTCAACGACGGTCTGACCTGGGGCGTCTTCCCCCTGCTCTTCACCGAGCATGGCCTCGGCCTCGCGGCCGTCGGTCTGATCAAGGGGCTCTACCCGATCCTGTGGGGCATCGGCCAGATCCCCACCGGCCACCTCGCCGACCGCATCGGCCGCAAACCTCTGATCGTCTACGGCATGCTCGTGCAGTCCTTCGGTTTCGTCCTGGCCCTCGCCCTCATCGACCGGCCGCTACTCGCCGGGGTCCTCTCCGCGGTGTTCCTCGGCATCGGCACCGCCATGGTCTACCCGGCCCTGATCGCCTCCGTCTCCGACCACGCCCACCCCGCGTGGCGAGCCAACGCCCTCGGCACCTACCGCTTCTGGCGCGACATCGGCTACGCGGCGGGCGCCCTGGTGGCCGGCATCCTGGCCGACGCCCTCGGCCTGAACGCCACCGTCATCGCAGCCGCCGTCCTCACGGCCCTCTCCGGACTGTTCGCGGCGCGCTGGATGACCGAGCACCGCCCCGCTCGCTGAACTCCCGTCCCTCCCATGCGGCATGGCGGGCTTTCCCGATCACTGTCTCCAACCGCTCCGGAAGACATCCAGCTGCGGACCCCGCACATCACGGAGCAGAGCGACGGCCGACCCGTCCGCCCTGAGTCACGGCCGGGCAGGACAACTCCTCTTCTCCGACGCGTCACTCGGCACCGAGGTGGCTGACATCCCCAGCTGAAGAGGTCGCTTCCCCCACTCACCGCTTCCCCCGATGAGGGCGCCACCAACGTTCGATACAGCGTATCGTACAATGACTCACATGCCCCGTCA
It encodes:
- a CDS encoding MFS transporter, yielding MNATPTTAGSADASGRPVRLGLRENWLQFTLLVIVNVCVGGLVGLERTTVPLIGSETFGLTSDLAVFSFIIAFGLTKAMTNLAAGALTARFRRKRLLLTGWLLGIPVPFVLAWAPSWGWIVAANVLLGLNQGLTWSMTVNMKIDLVGPARRGLATGLNEAAGYTAVGVTALLTGYLATAYGLRPVPELIGVVFVAAGLGLSLVVRDTAAHVALELARHTKPLPGDEDTGLKATFARTSWQHRSLRGASQAGLVNNLNDGLTWGVFPLLFTEHGLGLAAVGLIKGLYPILWGIGQIPTGHLADRIGRKPLIVYGMLVQSFGFVLALALIDRPLLAGVLSAVFLGIGTAMVYPALIASVSDHAHPAWRANALGTYRFWRDIGYAAGALVAGILADALGLNATVIAAAVLTALSGLFAARWMTEHRPAR
- a CDS encoding rhodanese-like domain-containing protein, with the translated sequence MGFADEHLIPLLDEGLGNSGYLVDLGDGRALAVDASRDLRTLREAAGRRGLTVAYAADTHLHADFLSGAVQLAHDDGAHVLASAAGNRAFPHTPLADGDETDLGGLTLRALATPGHTDEHLSFLLLDGERELGVFTGGSMIVNSAARTDLLGAHRTDELARAQYRSLRRLAALPDHTSVWPTHGAGSFCSAPPGSERTSTIGEQKHTNPLLAAPDEDTFVRRLLAGLGSYPDYFDRLTEANRHGPAVLTSVPPLPALDAGQVKSLLAAGGHVVDVRPAADYAAGHIPGSLSIPLRDQFATWLGWLLPDTAPLAFVTNDDQDLSEIVWQAYKIGYERLAGHLTGGMPAWLADGNEQAATEFVAADHTGNRPYIDVRQEVEFADGHVPGAVHIELGDLAAHAADAPAGPVVACGHGERAMTAASLLERAGQTDIAVLRGGPADYAAAHGRRLTQGAEDTRS